Proteins found in one Tsukamurella paurometabola DSM 20162 genomic segment:
- a CDS encoding WhiB family transcriptional regulator, translating to MTNARVLVDDEDRLVWVSKAKCRDVDPDELFVRGAAQRKVATICRHCPVQLECGADALDSRVEFGVWGGMTERQRRALLRQHPEVTSWRAFFEAQRDRKRTAV from the coding sequence ATGACGAACGCACGGGTACTCGTAGACGACGAGGATCGTCTGGTCTGGGTGTCCAAGGCCAAGTGCCGCGATGTCGATCCGGATGAGCTCTTCGTCCGCGGCGCCGCACAGCGCAAGGTAGCGACGATCTGTCGGCACTGTCCCGTGCAGCTCGAGTGCGGCGCCGACGCACTCGATAGCCGCGTCGAGTTCGGCGTCTGGGGTGGGATGACTGAGCGTCAGCGCCGCGCCCTTCTTCGCCAACACCCCGAGGTCACCAGCTGGCGCGCCTTCTTCGAGGCGCAGCGGGACCGCAAGCGCACCGCGGTCTGA
- a CDS encoding ArsA family ATPase, with protein MVALKLGPQLLDPGTQVVVCCGSGGVGKTTTAASMALWAAEHGRRVVVLTIDPARRLAQALGVSALTNEPQAVDVPGTGSLHAMMLDMKRTFDEMVTSNADPARAQEILNNPFYQTVASSFSGTQEYMAMEKLGQLTEDDRWDLVVVDTPPSRNALDFLDAPKRFGSILDSRLMKLIAGPTRGVGRMLSGGMGLALKAVSAVVGSQLLSDASVFVSQMDAIIGGFQERADRTYALLARPSTRFVVVASPEADTLREATYFVERLAGEHMPLAGLIVNRTHPSLATVPAEPASTALTRLESDGADAVAAGALRVHGWRSEIAARELQTLGGFVGRNPGVPVVGVPSLPFEVASLDALQAVAEQIVGD; from the coding sequence ATGGTCGCGTTGAAACTCGGTCCGCAGCTGCTGGATCCGGGAACGCAGGTGGTGGTGTGCTGCGGCAGCGGCGGCGTGGGGAAGACGACGACCGCGGCCTCGATGGCACTGTGGGCGGCCGAGCACGGCCGCCGCGTGGTGGTGCTGACGATCGATCCGGCGCGCCGGCTGGCGCAGGCCCTGGGCGTATCGGCATTGACCAATGAGCCCCAGGCCGTGGATGTTCCGGGCACCGGATCGCTGCACGCGATGATGCTGGATATGAAGCGCACATTCGATGAAATGGTCACGTCGAATGCGGATCCCGCTCGTGCACAAGAGATTCTGAACAATCCCTTCTATCAGACCGTGGCCTCGTCGTTCTCCGGAACGCAGGAGTACATGGCGATGGAGAAGCTGGGCCAGCTCACCGAGGACGATCGGTGGGATCTGGTGGTGGTGGACACCCCGCCCTCGCGCAACGCACTGGACTTCCTGGATGCTCCGAAGCGGTTCGGGTCGATCTTGGATTCACGCCTGATGAAGCTGATCGCCGGGCCGACGCGGGGCGTGGGGCGGATGCTGTCGGGCGGCATGGGCCTGGCACTCAAGGCGGTCTCGGCAGTCGTCGGCAGTCAGTTACTTTCGGATGCTTCTGTTTTCGTCTCGCAGATGGACGCCATCATCGGCGGATTCCAGGAGCGGGCGGACCGGACCTATGCGCTGCTGGCGCGGCCGAGCACCCGGTTCGTGGTGGTGGCCTCTCCGGAGGCGGACACCCTGCGCGAGGCCACCTACTTCGTGGAGCGGCTCGCGGGTGAGCACATGCCGCTGGCCGGACTCATCGTCAATCGCACGCATCCGAGCCTGGCGACGGTACCGGCGGAGCCCGCATCGACGGCGCTCACCCGATTGGAGTCCGACGGGGCCGACGCCGTCGCGGCAGGGGCGCTCCGGGTACACGGTTGGCGATCGGAGATCGCGGCGCGGGAACTGCAGACACTGGGCGGTTTCGTGGGCCGCAATCCAGGGGTTCCGGTGGTGGGCGTGCCGTCGCTCCCCTTCGAGGTGGCGAGCCTGGACGCACTGCAGGCGGTCGCCGAGCAGATCGTCGGGGACTGA